From one Lycium barbarum isolate Lr01 chromosome 6, ASM1917538v2, whole genome shotgun sequence genomic stretch:
- the LOC132645201 gene encoding uncharacterized protein LOC132645201 isoform X2, with protein MEKKEKNDGDQTKSNGCKSKDRGTENDRHGDGSRKTEGPIDAGGICRDHLGYWTILAILHSCGKRRAMIHDVTSVNCMMYSHHLGCSFAEQHCFGLLSSLSHDQIPFKVVFHTGYRGDSAIFNYKPTSHINFLQETNFFLNSCLIQVICTSLVVTQRDIQLYIRMRCWSTKAPSFPGGLFYLMIRLIFQKVCLRALITTLKRT; from the exons ATGGAAAAGAAG GAAAAGAACGACGGCGATCAGACAAAGTCGAATGGTTGTAAGTCGAAGGACAGAGGAACTGAAAATGATAGGCACGGAG ATGGCAGCAGGAAGACTGAGGGACCAATTGACGCTGGTGGAATTTGTAGAGATCATCTAG GATATTGGACAATTCTTGCAATTCTTCATAGTTGTGGCAAGAGGAGAGCAATGATACACGACGTGACTTCTGTGAATTGTATGATGTACTCGCATCATCTTGGCTGTTCTTTTGCAGAACAACATTGTTTTGGCCTACTAAGCTCACTAAGTCATGACCAGATTCCTTTCAAA GTTGTATTTCACACTGGTTATAGGGGTGACTCAGCTATCTTCAACTATAAGCCAACATCTCATATCAACTTCTTACAAGAGACTAATTTTTTCCTAAATAGTTGTTTGATTCAAGTTATTTGCACTTCGTTAGTTGTTACCCAGAGAG ATATTCAACTATATATTAGAATGAGGTGCTGGTCAACAAAGGCTCCTTCTTTCCCAGGCGGCTTGTTCTACTTAATGATCAGGCTAATTTTTCAG aaagtatgtcttagagccttgataaCGACattgaagcgcacataa
- the LOC132645201 gene encoding uncharacterized protein LOC132645201 isoform X5: MEKKEKNDGDQTKSNGCKSKDRGTENDRHGDGSRKTEGPIDAGGICRDHLGYWTILAILHSCGKRRAMIHDVTSVNCMMYSHHLGCSFAEQHCFGLLSSLSHDQIPFKNEVLVNKGSFFPRRLVLLNDQANFSGQASHFSSSLLASFFSGLYKHFFVIVVLMEQRSYCVVYLQKVCLRALITTLKRT; encoded by the exons ATGGAAAAGAAG GAAAAGAACGACGGCGATCAGACAAAGTCGAATGGTTGTAAGTCGAAGGACAGAGGAACTGAAAATGATAGGCACGGAG ATGGCAGCAGGAAGACTGAGGGACCAATTGACGCTGGTGGAATTTGTAGAGATCATCTAG GATATTGGACAATTCTTGCAATTCTTCATAGTTGTGGCAAGAGGAGAGCAATGATACACGACGTGACTTCTGTGAATTGTATGATGTACTCGCATCATCTTGGCTGTTCTTTTGCAGAACAACATTGTTTTGGCCTACTAAGCTCACTAAGTCATGACCAGATTCCTTTCAAA AATGAGGTGCTGGTCAACAAAGGCTCCTTCTTTCCCAGGCGGCTTGTTCTACTTAATGATCAGGCTAATTTTTCAG GTCAAGCAAGCCACTTCTCGAGCTCACTTTTGGCTTCTTTTTTTTCCGGCTTGTATAAACATTTTTTTGTGATCGTTGTGCTCATGGAACAAAG GAGCTATTGCGTGGTTTATTTGCagaaagtatgtcttagagccttgataaCGACattgaagcgcacataa
- the LOC132645201 gene encoding uncharacterized protein LOC132645201 isoform X6, whose product MEKKEKNDGDQTKSNGCKSKDRGTENDRHGDGSRKTEGPIDAGGICRDHLGYWTILAILHSCGKRRAMIHDVTSVNCMMYSHHLGCSFAEQHCFGLLSSLSHDQIPFKNEVLVNKGSFFPRRLVLLNDQANFSGQASHFSSSLLASFFSGLYKHFFVIVVLMEQRKYVLEP is encoded by the exons ATGGAAAAGAAG GAAAAGAACGACGGCGATCAGACAAAGTCGAATGGTTGTAAGTCGAAGGACAGAGGAACTGAAAATGATAGGCACGGAG ATGGCAGCAGGAAGACTGAGGGACCAATTGACGCTGGTGGAATTTGTAGAGATCATCTAG GATATTGGACAATTCTTGCAATTCTTCATAGTTGTGGCAAGAGGAGAGCAATGATACACGACGTGACTTCTGTGAATTGTATGATGTACTCGCATCATCTTGGCTGTTCTTTTGCAGAACAACATTGTTTTGGCCTACTAAGCTCACTAAGTCATGACCAGATTCCTTTCAAA AATGAGGTGCTGGTCAACAAAGGCTCCTTCTTTCCCAGGCGGCTTGTTCTACTTAATGATCAGGCTAATTTTTCAG GTCAAGCAAGCCACTTCTCGAGCTCACTTTTGGCTTCTTTTTTTTCCGGCTTGTATAAACATTTTTTTGTGATCGTTGTGCTCATGGAACAAAG aaagtatgtcttagagccttga
- the LOC132645201 gene encoding uncharacterized protein LOC132645201 isoform X3, which produces MEKKEKNDGDQTKSNGCKSKDRGTENDRHGDGSRKTEGPIDAGGICRDHLGYWTILAILHSCGKRRAMIHDVTSVNCMMYSHHLGCSFAEQHCFGLLSSLSHDQIPFKVVFHTGYRGDSAIFNYKPTSHINFLQETNFFLNSCLIQVICTSLVVTQRDIQLYIRMRCWSTKAPSFPGGLFYLMIRLIFQELLRGLFAESMS; this is translated from the exons ATGGAAAAGAAG GAAAAGAACGACGGCGATCAGACAAAGTCGAATGGTTGTAAGTCGAAGGACAGAGGAACTGAAAATGATAGGCACGGAG ATGGCAGCAGGAAGACTGAGGGACCAATTGACGCTGGTGGAATTTGTAGAGATCATCTAG GATATTGGACAATTCTTGCAATTCTTCATAGTTGTGGCAAGAGGAGAGCAATGATACACGACGTGACTTCTGTGAATTGTATGATGTACTCGCATCATCTTGGCTGTTCTTTTGCAGAACAACATTGTTTTGGCCTACTAAGCTCACTAAGTCATGACCAGATTCCTTTCAAA GTTGTATTTCACACTGGTTATAGGGGTGACTCAGCTATCTTCAACTATAAGCCAACATCTCATATCAACTTCTTACAAGAGACTAATTTTTTCCTAAATAGTTGTTTGATTCAAGTTATTTGCACTTCGTTAGTTGTTACCCAGAGAG ATATTCAACTATATATTAGAATGAGGTGCTGGTCAACAAAGGCTCCTTCTTTCCCAGGCGGCTTGTTCTACTTAATGATCAGGCTAATTTTTCAG GAGCTATTGCGTGGTTTATTTGCagaaagtatgtcttag
- the LOC132645201 gene encoding uncharacterized protein LOC132645201 isoform X1, whose translation MEKKEKNDGDQTKSNGCKSKDRGTENDRHGDGSRKTEGPIDAGGICRDHLGYWTILAILHSCGKRRAMIHDVTSVNCMMYSHHLGCSFAEQHCFGLLSSLSHDQIPFKVVFHTGYRGDSAIFNYKPTSHINFLQETNFFLNSCLIQVICTSLVVTQRDIQLYIRMRCWSTKAPSFPGGLFYLMIRLIFQVKQATSRAHFWLLFFPACINIFL comes from the exons ATGGAAAAGAAG GAAAAGAACGACGGCGATCAGACAAAGTCGAATGGTTGTAAGTCGAAGGACAGAGGAACTGAAAATGATAGGCACGGAG ATGGCAGCAGGAAGACTGAGGGACCAATTGACGCTGGTGGAATTTGTAGAGATCATCTAG GATATTGGACAATTCTTGCAATTCTTCATAGTTGTGGCAAGAGGAGAGCAATGATACACGACGTGACTTCTGTGAATTGTATGATGTACTCGCATCATCTTGGCTGTTCTTTTGCAGAACAACATTGTTTTGGCCTACTAAGCTCACTAAGTCATGACCAGATTCCTTTCAAA GTTGTATTTCACACTGGTTATAGGGGTGACTCAGCTATCTTCAACTATAAGCCAACATCTCATATCAACTTCTTACAAGAGACTAATTTTTTCCTAAATAGTTGTTTGATTCAAGTTATTTGCACTTCGTTAGTTGTTACCCAGAGAG ATATTCAACTATATATTAGAATGAGGTGCTGGTCAACAAAGGCTCCTTCTTTCCCAGGCGGCTTGTTCTACTTAATGATCAGGCTAATTTTTCAG GTCAAGCAAGCCACTTCTCGAGCTCACTTTTGGCTTCTTTTTTTTCCGGCTTGTATAAACATTTTTTTGTGA
- the LOC132645201 gene encoding uncharacterized protein LOC132645201 isoform X7, whose protein sequence is MEKKEKNDGDQTKSNGCKSKDRGTENDRHGDGSRKTEGPIDAGGICRDHLGYWTILAILHSCGKRRAMIHDVTSVNCMMYSHHLGCSFAEQHCFGLLSSLSHDQIPFKVVFHTGYRGDSAIFNYKPTSHINFLQETNFFLNSCLIQVICTSLVVTQRE, encoded by the exons ATGGAAAAGAAG GAAAAGAACGACGGCGATCAGACAAAGTCGAATGGTTGTAAGTCGAAGGACAGAGGAACTGAAAATGATAGGCACGGAG ATGGCAGCAGGAAGACTGAGGGACCAATTGACGCTGGTGGAATTTGTAGAGATCATCTAG GATATTGGACAATTCTTGCAATTCTTCATAGTTGTGGCAAGAGGAGAGCAATGATACACGACGTGACTTCTGTGAATTGTATGATGTACTCGCATCATCTTGGCTGTTCTTTTGCAGAACAACATTGTTTTGGCCTACTAAGCTCACTAAGTCATGACCAGATTCCTTTCAAA GTTGTATTTCACACTGGTTATAGGGGTGACTCAGCTATCTTCAACTATAAGCCAACATCTCATATCAACTTCTTACAAGAGACTAATTTTTTCCTAAATAGTTGTTTGATTCAAGTTATTTGCACTTCGTTAGTTGTTACCCAGAGAG AATGA
- the LOC132645201 gene encoding uncharacterized protein LOC132645201 isoform X4: MEKKEKNDGDQTKSNGCKSKDRGTENDRHGDGSRKTEGPIDAGGICRDHLGYWTILAILHSCGKRRAMIHDVTSVNCMMYSHHLGCSFAEQHCFGLLSSLSHDQIPFKVVFHTGYRGDSAIFNYKPTSHINFLQETNFFLNSCLIQVICTSLVVTQRGNHGNSFAACCLPNYNCLFGNVALLLLRHQSQIFNYILE, translated from the exons ATGGAAAAGAAG GAAAAGAACGACGGCGATCAGACAAAGTCGAATGGTTGTAAGTCGAAGGACAGAGGAACTGAAAATGATAGGCACGGAG ATGGCAGCAGGAAGACTGAGGGACCAATTGACGCTGGTGGAATTTGTAGAGATCATCTAG GATATTGGACAATTCTTGCAATTCTTCATAGTTGTGGCAAGAGGAGAGCAATGATACACGACGTGACTTCTGTGAATTGTATGATGTACTCGCATCATCTTGGCTGTTCTTTTGCAGAACAACATTGTTTTGGCCTACTAAGCTCACTAAGTCATGACCAGATTCCTTTCAAA GTTGTATTTCACACTGGTTATAGGGGTGACTCAGCTATCTTCAACTATAAGCCAACATCTCATATCAACTTCTTACAAGAGACTAATTTTTTCCTAAATAGTTGTTTGATTCAAGTTATTTGCACTTCGTTAGTTGTTACCCAGAGAGGTAATCATgggaattcttttgcagcttgttgCTTGCCTAATTATAATTGTTTGTTTGGAAATGTTGCTTTATTATTACTAAGACATCAATCTCAGATATTCAACTATATATTAGAATGA